One window of the Capsicum annuum cultivar UCD-10X-F1 unplaced genomic scaffold, UCD10Xv1.1 ctg3595, whole genome shotgun sequence genome contains the following:
- the LOC107878288 gene encoding ER membrane protein complex subunit 6 isoform X2: MLDLHLNFSILIVLSFSIELQKVVMAGHDNLNGSTDKSSSGMDDLPTFNAENMQNNMKVILYSRTFMAIIGGVIAGILGLTSLAGFIFYFLVMAITSAALMTNAKFSMHSYFDSWNRIVLDGFFGGLMSFVFFWTFVDDIVHIF, encoded by the exons ATGCTTGATCTACATCTGAACTTCTCCATTCTTATTGTTTTGTCATTTTCCATAGAATTGCAAAAAGTCGTGATGGCAGGGCATGATAACTTGAACGGGTCTACAGATAAGTCAAGCAGCGGTATGGATGATTTGCCGACTTTCAATGCTGAGAATATGCAAAACAACATGAAAGTTATTCTTTACAG CCGCACATTCATGGCAATCATTGGTGGCGTCATTGCCGGCATTCTTGGACTTACTAGCTTGGCaggatttatcttttatttccttGTCATGGCAATAACTTCAGCAGCACTCATGACAAATGCCAAGTTTTCAATGCACTCCTACTTTGACAGCTGGAACAGAATCGTGCTTGATGGATTTTTTGGCGGGCTTATG TCATTTGTGTTCTTCTGGAC ATTTGTGGATGACATTGTGCATATATTCTGA
- the LOC107878288 gene encoding uncharacterized protein LOC107878288 isoform X1, whose protein sequence is MIGQDAKHDLIVSVGILPYDEKSYLWIYNPLDRPKLCIGGISNKVKCSLKKGSNKRNQESSPLSISTLDQGITTCRSKKEFPLANTSNEFPSHDTLLCGLVVMNGPFIKDGFLIENSRAIVSLPLWVIIHIRASILDTFELTLCGPQLVDAELSSYLWKSPRMLKASCYLHEVGQFEVSYGTLGSRLNILSRGKQSSWENYLSWIGLLCGSFSILPNGMTLLMEYFSSGSFWKKRGLMCLQCLFLSLCVPTCEYIFDKNSFISTFLHYLYTYDNVPNLVESTSYVGMNCLKGRIVVCLKDLTPS, encoded by the coding sequence ATGATTGGTCAAGACGCCAAGCATGACTTAATAGTGAgtgttggtatccttccctatgatgaAAAGTCTTACTTGTGGATTTACAACCCACTTGATAGACCCAAATTGTGCATAGGGGGAATTTCCAACAAAGTTAAGTGTTCACTAAAGAAAGGGAGTAATAAAAGGAACCAAGAGAGTTCACCTTTAAGTATATCCACTCTTGACCAAGGTatcactacttgtaggtcaaAGAAAGAGTTCCCCCTTGCCAACACTTCGAATGAATTCCCTTCTCATGATACCCTTCTTTGTGGCCTTGTGGTGATGAATGGCCCATTTATCAAAGACGGCTTCTTGATTGAAAACTCGAGAGCAATTGTGTCATTGCCTCTTTGGGTTATTATTCATATACGTGCATCCATACTTGACACATTTGAGCTTACGTTGTGTGGACCACAACTTGTGGATGCCGAATTGAGTTCTTATTTGTGGAAAAGTCCAAGGATGTTAAAGGCTTCTTGTTACCTTCATGAGGTTGGACAATTTGAAGTATCTTATGGGACTCTTGGGAGCAGGCTTAACATTCTTAGTAGAGGGAAACAAAGTTCTTGGGAGAACTACTTGTCTTGGATTGGTTTGTTGTGTGGTAGTTTCTCTATTCTTCCTAATGGCATGACTCTCTTGATGGAATACTTTTCCTCGGGAAGTTTTTGGAAAAAGAGAGGTCTTATGTGCTTGCAAtgtctctttctttctttgtgtGTTCCTACTTGTGAATACATCTTTGATAAGAATAGTTTCATTAGTACCTTTCTTCATTACCTTTATACATATGATAATGTTCCTAATCTTGTTGAATCTACATCGTATGTTGGAATGAATTGCCTAAAAGGAAGAATTGTGGTGTGCCTAAAAGATTTGACTCCATCCTAG
- the LOC107878288 gene encoding ER membrane protein complex subunit 6 isoform X3 has translation MLPPPKLQKVVMAGHDNLNGSTDKSSSGMDDLPTFNAENMQNNMKVILYSRTFMAIIGGVIAGILGLTSLAGFIFYFLVMAITSAALMTNAKFSMHSYFDSWNRIVLDGFFGGLMSFVFFWTFVDDIVHIF, from the exons ATGTTACCTCCTCCGA AATTGCAAAAAGTCGTGATGGCAGGGCATGATAACTTGAACGGGTCTACAGATAAGTCAAGCAGCGGTATGGATGATTTGCCGACTTTCAATGCTGAGAATATGCAAAACAACATGAAAGTTATTCTTTACAG CCGCACATTCATGGCAATCATTGGTGGCGTCATTGCCGGCATTCTTGGACTTACTAGCTTGGCaggatttatcttttatttccttGTCATGGCAATAACTTCAGCAGCACTCATGACAAATGCCAAGTTTTCAATGCACTCCTACTTTGACAGCTGGAACAGAATCGTGCTTGATGGATTTTTTGGCGGGCTTATG TCATTTGTGTTCTTCTGGAC ATTTGTGGATGACATTGTGCATATATTCTGA